GGTCCATATAGCCCTCGACGCCGCCGATATACTGGAAGTCGTCCTCGCCCTCGGGGGCGCGCAGCTCGCCGTTGCCGTCGTAGAAGGGATGGCCGGCGCCCATGATGACCGAGGCCTTGCCGGTGTCGATCATCTCCTGCGCGACGCCCGCGTAGTCGTTGCGGTCGGCGTTGTGCGCGCCGAACGCGGCCGGCGTGGCGTGGCTCCACTGCACGCTGGTGACGATGCCGAGCTCGCGGCCGCTCTCGACCGCGAGGTCGCCGAGATTGACGAGCTCGTTGCCGTCGGCGTCGACGTTGAGCATGCCGTTCGGCACCTTGGTGCCGCTGGCGAGCGCCGTGCCGGCAGCGGCGCTGTCGGTCGGCGTGTCGCGCAGGTACTCCAGGGCGTCGTAGTAGTTCGGGTAGTCGGTGACGTTGCCGTTATACGCGCCCGTGCTGGCGGCGGCGTCCCAGGCCTTGGCCGGGTCGTACTCGCCGATCGCGTCCAACGAGTCGGCCGAAAGCGTCGTCATGTAGCGCTTGACGGCGAAGTCGTCATAGGCCTCGTGGCCGAGGCCGCCATGCTGGTAGTAGCTGGCGGCATCCCAGGTCGTGCTGCCAGCGCCGTCGCTGACGAGAAGGATGACGTTCTTGGCGGCGGCGGGGCTGTCCGCGCCCGGCGTGTTCGTGTCCATGGAGATCCCTCGGTAACGGCCGCGTGAGCGAAGGCGGCCGCTCCGGACCTACCAATCCTTCGTGGCAGATCGGATTCGGGGCGATGACACCGAAATGACAACCTTGCCGTGTACTAAGGAGAGCCCGGCACCACTCTGGGTGGCAAAAGGCCGCAGCCGCGCCGGGAGGCGGCTAGCGGTCGTCGTCGCCCTGCACCTCTTCCTCGTGCGCGGGAACGGCGTAGCCGCCGGTCAGCCAGCGATGCAGGTCGAGGTCGCGGCATCGCGCCGAGCAGAACGGACGGTGGGCGGACACGGCGGGCTTGCGGCAGATGGGGCAAGGCCGCCGCACGGCCGGTTGTACGCGCGCGGCCTCGACGAGGCGTGGCCGTTCGCGTCTTTCCTGATCTTTCATGACGGGCTCGTCGGCAGCAATTCGAAGTCCGGATCGGACGGTGATCCGAGACTGATCTGGGGCCGATACCCCAATTCCTCCAGCCCCGCCGCCCATGCCTCGCGCCCCGGACCGATGAGGAAGGCGTGCAGGTCCGGCGCCACGCGCACCTCCTGCGCCGGCGGCAGGGCGCGTCGAAGGGCGTGCCACAGGCGCACGGCCTGCCATGCCGGCGCGGCCCGGCCGGCGGCCAGGAGCCGTTCCGTCAGGCTCGGGCCGCTTCGCGCCCGGCTGAGCACGGCCAGCCCCATCGGCCGGACCAGGGCGTAGCGGCAGGGCGTCGGATCGCGCGCGAGCGCCGTCCGCAACGCCGTCTCCACCGCCGCCCAAGCGCGCGCGCCGCCGGGATCGACCAGGTCGATGACGATCGTCCCGCCGAGATTGCGCTGCGCCGCGGCGCGGATCGCCGCCTCGACGGCCTCGCGGTTGAGTGCGTCCCGGCCCTGCCCGGCCGCCGGCCCGGCGTCGACGTCGATCGCTGTCAGGGCCGCGGTCGGCTCGATCAGGAGGCGCCCGCCGCCCGCCAGCGGCAGGACCGGATCGACCGCCAGCGCCAGGGCCTCCTCGATCGCGTCGGTCGGATCGGCGGCGGCGAGATCGATGCCGGCCGTCCAGCCCGCTTCGGCGAGCGTCCGACGCGCCGCCGCCAGCAGCCCCGCCTCCGCCTCGATCCGGTCCGTGTCCGGCCGCAGATGCCGGCGCAGCAGGTCGAGCTCCGGAGCCGCGGGCAGGCCGAGCGGCCCCGGCCGGCCCCGGGCCGCCTGGGCCAGGAGCGCGCGCCACTGGCCGTCGAGGGCGGCCGCTTCCGCCCGCAGCCGGTCGTCGTCCAGGCGCTCGGCCTGGGCGCGCAGGGTCAGCCCGGCCGCCGCGCCGAACAGGGCGCGCCCGCGCGCGAGCAGGGCCTTGCGCGCCTCGCGGCCGAGCCGGGCCGAGACCTGCAGCCCGGTCCGCCGGGGATGCCGGACCAGGCCGAAGCCGGGCAGCGCGAGATCGGCGCCGACACGCGGCCCCTTGCCCTCGCGCGCCGGCCGCCGGCCCTGCACGATCACGCCGCTGCCGGCCGCCGGGCGCGGCCCCTCGATCAGTTCGATCTCGCGCAGAGGCAGCAGGGCGGGCCGGTCCAGGCCGATGTCGACGAACAGGGCGTCGAGTTCGGCGGCCTCGCCGGTGACGCGCCCCAGGAACAGGCGCTCGGTGACCGTGTCGCCCGCCGTCCGGTCGGCGAAGCCGAACGCGACAGGCCCGCCCTCGTCCACGACCAGGGCGCGGGCGCCGAACGGGGAACGATCGAGCAGCAGGCGGGTCATCGCCTTAGCGACGTCCGCGCCAGCCCAGGCCCTCGAGCAGGCCGATCGTTTCCCGCAGAGGCAGGCCGACCACGTTGGAATAGCTGCCCTGGATGGCCGTGATCAGGGCCTCGGCGCGGCCCTGGATCGCGTAGCCGCCGGCCTTGCCCCGCCACTCGCCCGAGGCGAGGTAGCGCTCGGCGTCCTGGTCGGACAGGCGCTTGAAGCGCACGCCGGTCTCGACCACGCGGGTCCGGCAGCGCTCGCCGCTGCGGACGGTCACGCCGGTCAGCACGACATGGCGGCGGCCCGAGAGGAGATCGAGGCAGGCGCGGGCCTGCTCCTCCGTTTCGGCCTTGGGCAGGACGCGCCGCCCGCAGGCGACGACCGTGTCGGCGGCGAGGATGAAGCCGTCGGGGCCCGCATCCGGGCGCGCGGCGAAGACGGCGTCGGCTTTGATCCGGCTCAGGCGCGCGGCCAGGGCGCGCGGCAGCTCACGGGGCAGCGGCTCCTCGTCGATGTCGGGAGGAGCGATGGCATCCGGCTCGATGCCGACCTGACGGAGGAGTGCGAGACGGCGGGGCGAGGATGACGCAAGGACAAGGGAAGACGAAATGACGGCGACTACTTGAAACGATAGGTGATACGTCCGCGCGTGAGGTCGTAGGGCGTCATCTCAACCGTAACGCGGTCGCCCGTGAGAACACGAATGCGGTTCTTGCGCATACGACCGGAAGTGTGCGCCAGGACGTCGTGCTCGTTCTCGAGCTTCACGCGGAACATGGCGTTGGGCAGCACTTCGGTGACGGTGCCGTTGAACTCGATCAGATCTTCTTTTGACATGCAGGACCCTTGGGCTGGCTTTGAAGCGCCACCTTAGATGCGCCGCGCCCGCCTGCGGGTCAAGGACGGAAGCCGCCACGCCGGCCGATCCTCAGCCCGATGGGATCATATCCGGTGGAAAGCGCTCGCGCAGGCGCCGGACGAGAAGGTCGCGCAGCTCCCGGTAGGCGTCGAGCCGCGCCTCGCGGTGCCCGTCGGCCAGGCTGGGATCGGGCATGCGCCAGAACTCGAGCTCGCAGGACGACGTCCGGGTCAGCTCGACCGCCCGATGCTGCGCCTCCGGCGACAGCGAGACGACCAGGTCGAAGAAGTCGTCCTCGAGGTCGTCGAAGGATTTCGGCCGATGGCGCGGCAGCTCGACGCCGATCTCGTCGAGCACGATCGGCACGAAGGGATCGGGCAGGCCGGCGCGGACGCCCGCCGACTGCACGAAGACGCGTCGGCCGTGCGTCGCCTTCATCAGCGCCTCGGCCATGGGCGAGCGGATCGCGTTCTCGCTGCAGGCGAACAGGATGCTCCCCGGCCGGATCGTCATCCGTCAGCCGCGGATATGCAGGACGCAGATCAGCGTGAACAGGCGCCTGGCGGTGTCGTGATCGATCCGGACGCGGTCGCTCAGGGCGTCGGTCAGGAGGGCCGAGGCCTCGTTGTGCAGGGCGCGCCTGCCCATGTCGATCGCCTCGATGCGCTGGGGCGAGGCCGCGCGGATGGCCGCGAAATAGGTCTCGCAGACCATGAAGTAGTCCTTGATGACCTTGCGCAACGGCCGGACCGGCAGGGCGAGTTCGCTGCCCTCGTCCGAATCGACCGCGCTTATGCGGAAGACCAGGGTCGTGTCCTGCAGGGCCATCTCGACCGTGTAGGGCGGCGCCGGCCCGTCCTTCAGCTCGAAGTGGTTGGCCTCGAGCAGGTCGAACAGGGCGACCCGGCGCTCGTGGTCGATCTCGGGCGACCAGCGCACCATCTGGCGCTGGTCCAGCTGGATGTCGACGATCGAGCGCGGCTTGGCCGGCACGCCCGATGTCCCCTCAGCCGTCCGACGTCGCGGGCTGGACGTCGACGATCGGCTCCGGCGGGTTGCAGCACTCGCACTCGCCGAAATCCTGGAGCTGCACGCTGATGTCCCCGAGATTGAGCCGGATCGCCCCCTCGTCGGTAAAGATCAGCATCAGCTCGTAGCCCTCCTCCGCGCTGAGCCCCAGCATGGTGAAGATCTGCAGCTCGCGGTCGAGGTCGCTCGTGTCGATGCCTCGCCACTGCACGCTCTCGACCGCGCCGATCACCAGCGCCGTCTGGCAGCGCGTCCAGCCGTCCTTGCATTCGATGTCGTCGAGCGTCTCGCGCCGGTACCGGTTGAAGGCCGCCATGAAGCGCTTCTCGTCACGGGCGTAGACCATCTCGCGCAGGGTGATCCGGGCGTCCTGCAGGACGGCGGCGATGACCATGAGATCGTCGAGGTCCTCGGCGCGGAGGCGCAGGCGGTCGGGCTTGGTCATGTCAGGCTATCCGCTCGATCACGGCACCGCAGGCGGCGAGCTTGGCTTCCAGGCGCTCGTAGCCGCGGTCCAGATGGTAGATCCGGTTGACGGTGGTTTCCCCCTCGGCGGCCAGTCCGGCCAGGACCAGCGAGACCGACGCGCGCAGGTCGCTCGCCATGACCGGCGCGCCCATCAGGGACGGCACGCCCCGGACCAGGGCCGAGCCGCCATGCACGGTGATCCGCGCGCCCATCCGGGTCAGCTCGGGCACGTGCATGAAACGGTTCTCGAAGATGGTCTCGGTGATCATGGCGGCTCCGTCGGCCACGCACATCAGGGTCATGAACTGCGCCTGCAGGTCGGTCGGGAAGCCGGGAAACGGCTGAGTCATGACATCGGTGCCGCGCAGCCCCTCCGCAACCGGCCGGACGCGCATGCCCCCCTCCACCGGCGACAGCTCGATGCCGGCCGCCGCCAGCGTCTCGTCCGCCGCGCCGAACAGCTCGGGCGACGCTCCCTCCAGCACGAGGTCGCCCCGCGTGATCGCCGCCGCGATGACGTAGGTGCCCGCCTCGATCCGGTCGGCCATGACGGCGTGCCGGGCGCCGTGCAGGCGCTCGACGCCCTGGATGTGCAGCGTGTCGCTGCCGATCCCCTCGATCCGCGCGCCCATCGCCAGCAGGCAGTGCGCGAGGTCGACGATCTCGGGCTCGCGCGCGGCGTTGGCGATCACCGTCTCGCCCTTCGCCAGCGTCGCCGCCATGAGCAGGTTCTCGGTCGCGCCGACCGAGGGGAACGGCAGGCGGATCGCCGCCCCCTTGAGGCGCCCGTCGCACTGCGCGTTGATGTAGCCCCGCTCCAGCGTGATCCGCGCGCCCAGGTCCTCCAGGCCCTTGATGTGCAGGTCGACCGGCCGCGGGCCGATCGCGCAGCCGCCGGGCAGCGACACCCGCGCCTGCCCCATCCGGGCGAGCATCGGCCCGAGGACCAGGACGGAGGCCCGCATCTTGCGGACGAGGTCGTAGGGGGCCTCCGTGCTCAGCATCTCCGGGACGTGCAGCGACAGCTTGCGCCCGTCGCCCGGCTGGAAGGTGATCGCCGCACCCAGGAGCTGGAGCAGGCGCTGCATCGAGGTCATGTCGGCGAGGTCCGGCACGTTCTCGAGATGAAGCGGCTCGTCGGTCAGCAGCGCGGCGGCCAGGATCGGCAGGGCTGCGTTCTTCGCCCCGCTGATGGGCAGGCGGCCCTTGAGCGGTATGCCGCCTTGGATGCGGATCTTGTCGACCATGCGTGAACCGTGAGCTCCGTTCGGGATGCCGAAGGCGGGACTGTAGCCGATGCGCGGTCACACCGCCGCTTATTCCTGGCGGCGGCCGCGGCGCTACAGCTTCGGGAGGGTCACGCCGCGCTGGCCCATGTATTTGCCCTGCCGGTCGGCATAGGACACCTCGCAGGGGCCGGCGCCTTGGAGGAACAGGAACTGGCAGATGCCCTCGTTGGCGTAGACGCGCGCCGGCAAAGGCGTCGTGTTCGAGACCTCGATCGTGACGTGCCCTTCCCACTCCGGCTCGAGCGGCGTCACGTTGACGATGATGCCGCAGCGCGCGTAGGTGCTCTTGCCCAGGCAGATGACGAGCACGTCGCGCGGGATGCGGAAATACTCGATCGTCCGCGCGAGCGCGAAGCTGTTGGGCGGGATGATCAGCTCGGGCCCGGTGCGGTCGACGAAGCTCTTGTCGGAGAACGCCTTGGGATCGACGATCGCCGAATCGACATTGGTGAACAGCTTGAACTCGTCGGCGACGCGCGCGTCGTAGCCGTAGGAGGACAGGCCGAACGAGATCATGCCCTCGCGCCGCTGCGCCTCGACGAACGGCTCGATCATGCCGCGCCCGAGCGCCTGCTCGCGTATCCACACATCCGGCATGATGCCCATCGACCGTCGCCCTCCCCCGTCGCGAAGCGATCGCCCCTTCTAGAGCATCATCCACCAGCTTGGAACCAAGCTGGTGGATGATGCTCCAGGTCAACGACTTGGAGCCTGTTGACGTCGGCAGTGATCGAACATTGCCGACGCAAACAGGCTCTAGGCGAGCCCGGCCCGGACCTCAACGCCGACGCGCCAGATTAGAAACTGGAGCGAATTGCGTTATCTTTCGCAGATCGGTCCACATCGCCGATTTTTTTGTCACGGCTCCCGCGTAAGAGAGCTCACGGCGTCATGGACAGAAGGCATCGAGATGGTCAGCAAGGTACGAACGATCGTGCGGCACGTCCTGCCGAGGCCGGCGCGCGACGCCGTGCTGAAGGCCGCCCACACCCGAGGGCTGATGCCCTGGGCCACCAAGGGCTTCGAGGTCTGGCTGATCGTCCAGCACCTCCTGCTCCTGCTGCGGCCGCAGGCCATGGTCGAGTTCGGGTCGGGCCGCAGCACCGACTACCTGGCGGAATACGCGCACAAGAGCGGCTGCCGCCTGATGTCGATCGAGGAGAACTGGATCTACGTCGCCAAGGTCAACCTGGCGCTCCGGCTGCTGATGACGCGCACGAACGTCGTCCGCCACGTGCCGGTCAAGGGCGAGTGGTACGATCACGCGCGCTTCGACCGCCTGCTCGACGCCTTCGGACCGGCCGACTTCGTCTTCATCGACGGACCGGTCGACCGCGAAGGGCGCGAGCGGGCGGCGATCGAGCGCCATCTCGACCGGCTGATCGATCTGGCCGAGGTCAAGCTGGTCCTGCTGGACGACACCCAGCGGCCCGAGGTCAAGGCGCTCGCCCTGCGCATCGCCGAGCGCTTCGGGCTGGTCGCCTACGACCTCGCCGACACCCACAAGGAGGGCAACGCCCTCACCTTCCTGCTCGCGCCCGGGCACACAGCGGCGCTGGACGCGCTGGCGCCCTCGCTGCGGGCCCTGCTCGAGCCGGTCGCGGCGCCGGCCGCCGCGACGGATGAACCCGCCCTCACTTGATCGCGAGGAAGCCCTCGAAGCAGACATATTTGAACACGCTGGTCACGTCGGCGAAGCCGGCGCGGCCCAGCATGTCGAGGTTGCCCTGGCTGGAGAACGGCCCGAGCACACCCTTGAGGCTGCGCGTCTTGTGCACGATCTCGGCCTCGTTGTAGCCCTGCTCGAGTTTGTAGTCGTTGTACAGCGCGCTCGCCATGTCCTGGAACCGGGCGTCCGGCGCGCGCACCTTCTCGAACATCACGAAGGCGCCGCCCCAGTTGAGCGCCTGGTAGATCCGGTCGAACACCGCCTGCCGGTAGGCCGGGCGGATGAACTGCATGGTGTAATAGGCGAGGATCAGGTCGGCCTTCTCGAGCTCGACGTCGCGCAGGTCGGCATGGACGAAGCTGACCTGGTTCAGCTCGGCGCACTTCGCGCAGGCCGCCTCGATCATGCCGGCCTCGCAGTCGATCCCGATGAAGCGCGCCTGCTTGCCCGCGTTGCGCAGCGCGAGCTGCCGGGTCAGCTCGCCCGTCGAGCAGCCCAGCTCGTAGGCGAGCGCGCCGTCATACAAGAAGTAGTCGGCGATCTTGGCGGTCAGGTCGTGCCCGACGCCGTAGAACGGCACCGACTTCGACACATGGGCGTCGAAGGTCTTGGCGACCGCCCCGCCGAACGACCAGCTGGCGTTGGTCGCGGTGATCTCGTCTCCCACCAGTCCCACAGGCTATCCCCTTCCAAGACGGCCATGCGGCCATTTCAAGATGGCCTTATCCTTCGCCGGAGCGTGGTGACGCCGTCACCTTCGTCCGGCG
Above is a genomic segment from Geminicoccaceae bacterium SCSIO 64248 containing:
- a CDS encoding Maf family nucleotide pyrophosphatase, which produces MSSSLVLASSSPRRLALLRQVGIEPDAIAPPDIDEEPLPRELPRALAARLSRIKADAVFAARPDAGPDGFILAADTVVACGRRVLPKAETEEQARACLDLLSGRRHVVLTGVTVRSGERCRTRVVETGVRFKRLSDQDAERYLASGEWRGKAGGYAIQGRAEALITAIQGSYSNVVGLPLRETIGLLEGLGWRGRR
- a CDS encoding ribonuclease E/G is translated as MTRLLLDRSPFGARALVVDEGGPVAFGFADRTAGDTVTERLFLGRVTGEAAELDALFVDIGLDRPALLPLREIELIEGPRPAAGSGVIVQGRRPAREGKGPRVGADLALPGFGLVRHPRRTGLQVSARLGREARKALLARGRALFGAAAGLTLRAQAERLDDDRLRAEAAALDGQWRALLAQAARGRPGPLGLPAAPELDLLRRHLRPDTDRIEAEAGLLAAARRTLAEAGWTAGIDLAAADPTDAIEEALALAVDPVLPLAGGGRLLIEPTAALTAIDVDAGPAAGQGRDALNREAVEAAIRAAAQRNLGGTIVIDLVDPGGARAWAAVETALRTALARDPTPCRYALVRPMGLAVLSRARSGPSLTERLLAAGRAAPAWQAVRLWHALRRALPPAQEVRVAPDLHAFLIGPGREAWAAGLEELGYRPQISLGSPSDPDFELLPTSPS
- a CDS encoding DUF2948 family protein, which codes for MTKPDRLRLRAEDLDDLMVIAAVLQDARITLREMVYARDEKRFMAAFNRYRRETLDDIECKDGWTRCQTALVIGAVESVQWRGIDTSDLDRELQIFTMLGLSAEEGYELMLIFTDEGAIRLNLGDISVQLQDFGECECCNPPEPIVDVQPATSDG
- the infA gene encoding translation initiation factor IF-1; its protein translation is MSKEDLIEFNGTVTEVLPNAMFRVKLENEHDVLAHTSGRMRKNRIRVLTGDRVTVEMTPYDLTRGRITYRFK
- the murA gene encoding UDP-N-acetylglucosamine 1-carboxyvinyltransferase yields the protein MVDKIRIQGGIPLKGRLPISGAKNAALPILAAALLTDEPLHLENVPDLADMTSMQRLLQLLGAAITFQPGDGRKLSLHVPEMLSTEAPYDLVRKMRASVLVLGPMLARMGQARVSLPGGCAIGPRPVDLHIKGLEDLGARITLERGYINAQCDGRLKGAAIRLPFPSVGATENLLMAATLAKGETVIANAAREPEIVDLAHCLLAMGARIEGIGSDTLHIQGVERLHGARHAVMADRIEAGTYVIAAAITRGDLVLEGASPELFGAADETLAAAGIELSPVEGGMRVRPVAEGLRGTDVMTQPFPGFPTDLQAQFMTLMCVADGAAMITETIFENRFMHVPELTRMGARITVHGGSALVRGVPSLMGAPVMASDLRASVSLVLAGLAAEGETTVNRIYHLDRGYERLEAKLAACGAVIERIA
- the dcd gene encoding dCTP deaminase; the encoded protein is MGIMPDVWIREQALGRGMIEPFVEAQRREGMISFGLSSYGYDARVADEFKLFTNVDSAIVDPKAFSDKSFVDRTGPELIIPPNSFALARTIEYFRIPRDVLVICLGKSTYARCGIIVNVTPLEPEWEGHVTIEVSNTTPLPARVYANEGICQFLFLQGAGPCEVSYADRQGKYMGQRGVTLPKL
- a CDS encoding low molecular weight phosphatase family protein, whose protein sequence is MTIRPGSILFACSENAIRSPMAEALMKATHGRRVFVQSAGVRAGLPDPFVPIVLDEIGVELPRHRPKSFDDLEDDFFDLVVSLSPEAQHRAVELTRTSSCELEFWRMPDPSLADGHREARLDAYRELRDLLVRRLRERFPPDMIPSG
- the yacG gene encoding DNA gyrase inhibitor YacG; the protein is MRRPCPICRKPAVSAHRPFCSARCRDLDLHRWLTGGYAVPAHEEEVQGDDDR
- a CDS encoding UPF0262 family protein, translating into MPAKPRSIVDIQLDQRQMVRWSPEIDHERRVALFDLLEANHFELKDGPAPPYTVEMALQDTTLVFRISAVDSDEGSELALPVRPLRKVIKDYFMVCETYFAAIRAASPQRIEAIDMGRRALHNEASALLTDALSDRVRIDHDTARRLFTLICVLHIRG
- a CDS encoding methyltransferase domain-containing protein, giving the protein MGLVGDEITATNASWSFGGAVAKTFDAHVSKSVPFYGVGHDLTAKIADYFLYDGALAYELGCSTGELTRQLALRNAGKQARFIGIDCEAGMIEAACAKCAELNQVSFVHADLRDVELEKADLILAYYTMQFIRPAYRQAVFDRIYQALNWGGAFVMFEKVRAPDARFQDMASALYNDYKLEQGYNEAEIVHKTRSLKGVLGPFSSQGNLDMLGRAGFADVTSVFKYVCFEGFLAIK